The DNA window gaaaaaatgcatgcacctttttttttttttcacattttccagCACGTCACCTATCTTCACGTGTGTAGTGACCAATTAGTCTTTCAATTTTAGGAGCAATTAAAATTTCGTTTGAATGATCGTACGTCTTGTGCTACTGCACAACGGTGATTTTCTTCCACCGCGCACAGGTTCGCACTGCCCTGCTTCGTTCTATTAAAACGTGGAGGGGAAAAGCGCTTCACAACTGcgcacatacgtatgtatatggCCACATATATGAACACACACGCGTAGATATATTTGTGTGCATACCCATATATATGCAGCCCTGCGATGCAAAGCAAAAAACGCAGTTCCCGGAACTGGTAATAGTACCGGGAAATGTAAACTGTGGGGAGGTGGGGGGCAAATtgagcttcttcttcttcacccaGGAGTGTAACACTTTCGTGCAGTCATGCATACGTCACTTTGgtcattaaataaaaaaatttaattcattatttaattaaaaaaagttgcgtAATTTCCTTGTGCATCGACTCTTGGGGCACGTAAAAACGTGCGTGTAGTATGTGTGGCCCGCTTTCCTCATCCACTAGTCTCCACAAAGTGGACCTTCCTTCACGAGTACAGCAGAACAGCACTCATCAGGACACAAATGATACCTGTCAGAAGGGAAAGGGGTgaaatttacacatttttggcCCAACGAGGTAAAGCAGTTggaaaaatgcgcaaaaggggggaacacATAAACGACAAAGGAGCCGCCATCATCGCAACGCATTACCCAGAAATTCCAAGAATCCCATCCCGATCAGCGTGTACGTGAACAACTCGTCCTTTATTGAAGGGTTCCTACTCGTTCCTAACACCAGGGCTGAGAATAAATTTCCGATACCTTGCGCAACCTAaaggaagttttttttaaaaggacaTCGTTAGGATATGTTTAAGACGGTTAAAGGGGCCGTTCCACATTTCGTTGCTCATTATGTTCTGCCATTCCCATTTCAAAGTTGATCATTTTGACGCATTTCTCAATAATGCCCAGTTATTCTGGCTTTATGAACAGGGCTGGTTGGGCTAGCTAAATAgctagctagctattttttttttttttttcttggttCGCCCTGTGACTACTTACCCCTCCCACGGACATCAGCGCAATGGCTGCGGACAGGCTGGCGATTCCACTGTCATGTCTCACACCTAGTTTCTGGTTGACGCAGCTTCGTTCGTCACTCTTCGGGGTgcagagggaaaaaaagaaaaaaacgaaaaaaatgaaaaatatgaaaaaaaaagcgaaaaaaatgaaaaaaataaaagcgaaaaaaatgaaaaaaataaacgcgaaaaaaacgaaaaacgtgaaaaatgtgacaaaaaaggacaatcTGACGCTCAACATGCTGTGCCACTTGGAAAAAGTCACAGAGTTAACGCAAAAACAACACTAGGACCGCCATGGCGCTCATTTGTGAGGCACGAAAAGATGGGCGGCAAAAAACCAGCGCAGTTCTCCAAATGGGTTGCACCAACAACATGCACGGCAACTGATggaggtgtaaaaaaaagaaaaactctCAGTTACACAcgtgtatataaaattaccTGCAGGAGCGCATTGCAGTTGGTAGTGTTAACCGTCTTGCTGATGAACGGAGACGTGTGGTAGTACTTCACGAAGCAGTTGGCTTTGTTCAGTTCGCTGCAAAAGGAGGTGCCGCCAATTCTGGTCGAGATACTTCGGTTGGCCGCAAAATATCCCGAACTCAAAAAGGAgcttttaaatttgaagttTTGAAACAGCGACGAATTTAGcgtgttgaaaaaaaatttattcattttgatgAGTTTGGCTTGTTTACGTGTTGATGTAATGCGCGTAAGAGGGGGTGGGGAGCAGAGAGGAGCGGAGCACAGCGATAAATCAACGCAACTAAGCGAAATGCAGGGAAAACAAGATAACAACACTTCGatgaggaaataaaatttcacgTAACAGCTATATGCCAACCATACAGAACTTATATGTGTAGGGTTTTCAGGAGATATGTAAAATCATATAAATGCGTGTATCCTCGAAGGGGgctttttttgtatgcctGTGCTTCCAACTCTTCGCGAAATGGTACGGatggtgtaaaaaatgtttgtgCTTCCAGTTTTGACTGTTTATCACCGAAGGTGTTTAAAGAGTGACAGAAGagtatgttcattttttttttttttcacaaaaaggaagataaaaatatggaaaaaaaaaaaaataaaaaaaaataaaataaaacagatgTGGTGTTTCCTTTCTGTGCAGaatgttttcttttcttttttttttcaatcttGTCGAAAATCTCTCATAGTACCCCTCCCTCGAAGGTAATTTTCAAGTCAATTGTGGCGCGCGCGCTTATGTACGTACCGGTGAGCGGATTCGGCGACGCGAGGATACGTCGATGAGCGGGCGGTGGATTTTATATGCATTACGCACATACACGTGGtgaaatattatataccGCAGGTgccaaattaatttttcctttttcttaagGCACACGTGAAATGCACATGAGGgtcaaagggaaaaaaaatctcaaaTGTGCCCGCCCATGAGCCAAATGGACCAAATGGGCCAAATAGgtcaaatgggaaaaatagaAGCCAACTGGGCTAAATAAGCCAAATGGGCTAAATAAACCAATCCAACCATACCATCCGAACCGACCCAACCAACCAAATGAccaaaaaaggcacaaatggCGAAGAAATCCGCGAAATGTTTTAACGCCTAATGCCTACAAACGTAGCAATTTGAGGAACCACGCCAAGCCTAAGCAAAGTGAAGCGAAGCGAAGCAGAgtggcttaaaaaaaaaaaaatcgtttgttCACCTGATCATCCCAACTTGCGCACCAAAATTCCCACCCCCAACCGTTTCTGCAAGCAGTTctgcaaagaaaaagatttctcatttttccacttctcATCCCCAGCCGCAAATACCCTCAGGAGTcactttccttctttcctgtttcagggttaaaaaaaaaaaagggcagccGGCTCGAACGAGATGATGTTCCTCCGCGCACCTCGACCCCTGCTGCGTTTGCCAAGTGAGCATGTTTTCCCCATATAAacgcacatgcatatgttcattttatataaaaattcgTGTCAAAAGTAGGGGAATTGGCGAACCGTGTGAAATACTACCTCACGAGTAACCTCTGCATGGAAAAAATCATGGAAAGGATGAGCCCCTTTTGTACACAGCTCTTAGCAAAATCCTTGCGCGCGCTTTAGCAAAAATAAGCGGAGGTGCCCAGCCCAAGCGCAGGAAGCCCCACTCGCGCATATGCCTTAAACTTCGTGACGTTTCGCGAAATTACTTGCTAGAAGGGGGTGTCCCACCACATGCGCGTACACAACAGGGTATAAGTAACTTCCCCGTTTTGCCCACAGTTCGgcattcattaaaaaaacggggtactcccccccccctgtgtgtTAACATCCTATTCATGCATTCCACTCCCGTGCGTCACCACACTGAGATAATTCCCAAACGGTGAAATCACCCCCCCGCGAGATTCACAAAACAGAGTCACCCCCCCGACACGTGAACGGATAACAACTTCCACGTTCGCGGGAAGAAACACAGAAAAAGTGTTTACCCTCCTTCAGATAATATCACCTTGTAGACGCACCATGAATAGCATCCTGAGCACAGAGAAGCTATGTGAAGTGTTGGAAGGGTCCATTAGCGCGTCTAAGGAAAAGAGGACGCAGTGTGAGGAATACCTAAAACAGGTATGCAAAGTGGAAGGGTACATTGATGTAATTCTTAACATCGTAAAGAGTGCCAACCTAGTGGATGATAATATAAGAATTTCAGCTCtgattttcttaaaaaacacgataaaaaataactatgAGACattgaagaaggaagaaatttgtGGTCTGACAAAGGACATATATGAAAGTTTTCTCTACCTAGAAATGAAGGATAAGCAAATTTACATGCAGCTATTCGAAATAATGAAGGTACTAATACATAATAGCTTTCCAGATCACTTCGTCATTTTGGATAATATCCTTAATGATGTTAACCAGCGGAAGGATGTGAGGAGGTTATACGTGAGTCTGTACTGCTTgaagttaatttttaaaaaattaaaaataaaaaaaaaaaaaacaacgaaTTGTATACAGAAATGctgaacaaatatttttacccaCTCATTAATTGCCTTTACGATTTAAGTTCCGTCGATATCAACAACAACGAAGTTAGCGAAATACTTTGCAtcatttgtaaaatatatcaatatgtgaatgacaattttttcattaacgAAGTGATAATTTTGGAGTACATggataattattttagtCTCTTCGATTTTATactcaaaaatgaaattgtcGTCTCCAACTACATGGAGGATGAGAGTTATTTGAAAGCCTTGCCACAGTACAAGTGCAAGAGAATCGTTTTAGACATTGTCACTCGTCTCTTCTCTCGATATGTAAATACAAATTACAACAAATGCAATAACGAAATTACGGAGAAGTTTTGTCAGGCATTTCTCAACAAATGGCTATGTCCCTTCTTCGAAGATCTTATCATCATCCTACAGAGTTATCACAAAAATAAGAAGACGCTAACTGATGAATGTTTGGTTTACATTCTACAGGGATTATCTTACGGAGTTGAAAATGCCCTTATCTACAAAaactacataaaaaataactttgAATTTTTGGTAAGGGATGTTATATTCCCTCTCCTTTGCTACAACGATGATGATGTAGAAAAATTCCTTTGTGATCAGTACGATTTTActatgaacatttttaacacctACATTGTGGAGGATAAAAAAGTCAGCGCTACGTCTTTTATTAAAGATTTGACTCGCTACCGTGGATCGAAACACATCTCGGAGTTATTTCACCTCTGCGAGAATGTCATCAGTACGTACAATCAAAATTACCATATGGTGTATAGCAAATTTGCAACACAGGGGAATCAGGACGAAGCTATGGTGGAAGAATTACTTAGAAACGAGTTCTGCAAATATAAGTATGGCGCcttgaaaattttggagTGCCTCTACAGTCGACTGTGcgataaaaagagaaacatgAATATAGAGCAGTTTCTAAAAACGTATGTAGAAAACGATTTGAACAACCCGAACCATTTAGTTTGCTACCAGTCTATCGTCACTTACTGTTGCTTTATTAAGAAGGTGCAACACTTTAGCGATGTTAATGGCCTCGTGGGCAATTACGAGGTTATTCTAAATCATATAGGTAGCACCAGCCTACTTATCAGGGTAGCCAGTGCGtcctacataaaaaaattctttaagataaaaaatgactACCTCAAAAGTGTGATTATTAAGTCTATTCCTATTCTCATTGAGCGTCTACTCAACGTGATTAAAGAGGTCAAATGTGAGTACATCGTCATGACTTTGGACAATTTGGCGTATACATACAAAGATTACATAACGCCCTACGTTAACGATGTGGTTATTACCCTTTGCACgagttttgtttttcttattaacaagaaggatgaggaggagagTGCGCACAACTCGCTGGAGAATAGCCTAAGGCATAACAACCCAGAGTTGACCAGCCACACACAAGAGAGTACGCTGAGAAACGATAGATACTCTCTCACGAATGACGATGAATACACcatcacaaaaaaagaaaaaaacggagaatGAAGAACTAGATCTGAACTCAGTTATTCTGTCCATCTTGACAGCCATTTTGAGTTTACTCGATTCCGTGGATGAAGGAAACAAAGAACAGATTTACAAAAACACCATGTCGTATTTATACGTTGTGGTAGATGAAACGTTTAAGTCCCCTTCCATCGATTATCTGGAGGAAGCACTCTCCTTGCTGACGAACATTACCTACTACTTAGACATAGACAATGACGTGTACCTCCGCTTTGAAAAACTATATGACATTTTCTACTTCAACACGGACGATAATCTAAAGATGCaagaattaaattatattcgAAGTAACCCCCAACTTATTTTAAGTACCGATTTGATACTCTCTGATAAAAACACTGATGTGTACTTTTACGACTTCATCTTTGACCTCTCCTTCAGCATAGGGGTCTTTGATAACATCATTTCAAAAGCGACGGAGCAGTTTGTTAATCTGTACAGTGAGAGATACGGAATGAAATACATACACATGGTTTATCGATTGGGCATATTCGCTTTGCATTCCAAAATAGTCAAAGATAGTTGtaagctattttttattttgttcgaAGCAACGGTGAAGATCAGAGGAGTGGACGAACTGATCATCCCGATCCTTACTGCGTATTCCATGAAGCTGTTTAAGCATGATGAGGCATCCGCCCTGATGAaccaaaagaagaaaaaaaaggaactcacCATGGAAGGAACCAATAATCAAAATGGTAATGAAAACGGTGATGAAAACGATGGAGCGGATAGCATATGCAGCGAGTATGATGAAGACATCCTTAGCAAAACCAGCATTGAGTATATTAAGAAATTGTTCTACTCTATCATCATATATGATGTGAATcagttctttcttttttttaacaatatgAATAGGACGAACTACATCCTCTCCTTGTTATCTAACCTCTCCGATGTCCAAATGAACAACACGAGGAAGCTCTACATTCTTGCCATGAGCAGCATCCTCGATAATATGCACAACTCCAATATCAGCATGCACATCGGGGAAGCAAATTCATTTATTCTAAATATTGTCAGTGTGGCCAAAGTATATTACGAAAATAAgaatgaggagaaggagtCATCCGAAAAGTCCTTCGATTCTGAATCCTCCTCAGGGGACGAAAATAGCGAAGTAGATATtgacgaaaatgaagatgcCACAAATGATAAGGCTttcaaattaattaaaacaaTTGAAgcgttggaaaaaaaaaatgacttaaAAATTAAGTTAAAGGAAAATGTAAATCTCAACAAATTGGATGAACTAGCCAACCAGCAACACACAAATAACTCTACTTCTGGACAAAACAGAAGTGGTAACAACTCATTCAGCCACAAAGATGATGAAGCtgacgatgatgacgatgatgacgatgatgatgatgacgacgaTTGCTCTGACTACAGTAACGATGAATACAGAAAGGGATTCTTCGACGATATCAAtgctttcaaaattttgtacgaTACCACCTCTAGCTTTTACGGAAAATACGAAAGTGTTTACAATAGTGAGATTCTGGGAAAGATTAAATACCTCGTGGATGCTGACCTCAGCGCGCAGATGCAGAACCCAACCAACTGACCCAACGGGGGAGGAGCATACGCCCACGTTAGGTGAAGCACCGCTACCACGCAGAGTGCCCACAGAGTTTCCTCAGAGTTCCAACAGAGTCCCACAGAGTGCCCACAGAGTGCCCGTTTTAAAGAACTGTTTCTTCCCACCCGGGTAGAAGAAGCCATTCCACCTGCGTTCTG is part of the Plasmodium cynomolgi strain B DNA, chromosome 1, whole genome shotgun sequence genome and encodes:
- a CDS encoding ATP synthase lipid-binding protein mitochondrial precursor (putative), with the protein product MNKFFFNTLNSSLFQNFKFKSSFLSSGYFAANRSISTRIGGTSFCSELNKANCFVKYYHTSPFISKTVNTTNCNALLQSDERSCVNQKLGVRHDSGIASLSAAIALMSVGGVAQGIGNLFSALVLGTSRNPSIKDELFTYTLIGMGFLEFLGIICVLMSAVLLYS
- a CDS encoding hypothetical protein (putative); this encodes SVDINNNEVSEILCIICKIYQYVNDNFFINEVIILEYMDNYFSLFDFILKNEIVVSNYMEDESYLKALPQYKCKRIVLDIVTRLFSRYVNTNYNKCNNEITEKFCQAFLNKWLCPFFEDLIIILQSYHKNKKTLTDECLVYILQGLSYGVENALIYKNYIKNNFEFLVRDVIFPLLCYNDDDVEKFLCDQYDFTMNIFNTYIVEDKKVSATSFIKDLTRYRGSKHISELFHLCENVISTYNQNYHMVYSKFATQGNQDEAMVEELLRNEFCKYKYGALKILECLYSRLCDKKRNMNIEQFLKTYVENDLNNPNHLVCYQSIVTYCCFIKKVQHFSDVNGLVGNYEVILNHIGSTSLLIRVASASYIKKFFKIKNDYLKSVIIKSIPILIERLLNVIKEVKCEYIVMTLDNLAYTYKDYITPYVNDVVITLCTSFVFLINKKDEEESAHNSLENSLRHNNPELTSHTQE